CCAGGCGGTGGAGCAGGGCGTCCAGGGACAGGGCCGGCACGGTGATGGTCCCGGTCTCCACAATGCCGGGATAGAGCGTCAGGTGTTCGCCAAAGGGCAGGACCGAGCTGCTCTGGTCCATGCTGGCGACATGGAGCGTGACCGCGTCGCTGCTGCCGTCGGTGACGGCATATTCGGCCACGATGACGTCGGGTTGGCCGGCCACTGCCTGGCGCAGCCGGTTGGCCACCTCGGGGTTGGCCTCGATAAAAAGGACCGGTGACGCGCCCATCTTCCGGTACAGGGCCAGTTCCCGACCCTCATGCGCGCCGATGTGGATGACGCCCCGGGGCGTCACCCCGTTTTGGGGCAGGAGTGCCGGCAGAGCGAGCATGGCCGGGGCATCGCCGCGAAACCAGCCGAGATGGCGGCGATGGAGGACCAGAAAGTTGTCGTGGCCGTAGGTTTCAAGGCGTTCGTCCCAGGATTCGATGGCCACGAACCGGCCGTCGCGCCAGGCCATGAGCACGTAGTCGCGAAAACGCAGGAAGGCAAAAACCCCGGCCAGGGTCATGCCGGCATCGGCAAAGGTGCCGCCGTATTCAAACTGCAGGGCGTCCACGGCCCCGGCCGCGAGCAACCCGGCGGCCCCGGCCAGCACCTCGGCCTCGGCTCCTTCCACGTCGATTTTGAGATAGTCGATGTGGTGAATCCCGTGCTCGGCGCAGTAGGCGTCCAGGGTGGCGCAGGCCACCTCGATGGGCTCTGGCGCGCCGACGCTGCCCCGGGCCTCCTCGCCGCGACGCCGGAAAAAGCCGCTCCAGGAGGGGCTGTCCTGGTAGACATGAAAGCGCCGGCGGGCGCTGTAGCCGCCAAGGGCCAGAGGGTTCAGGCGGGCGGCGGGGAAATGGGCGGCGGCCGTCTTGGCCAGGACGCCATAGGCTTGCGGGGCCGGTTCAAAGAGATGCAGATTGAGGGCGGCGGCGTCCGGTTGGCCGGCCAGGGCCGCCACGGACCAGCAGCCGATATGCGCGCCCACGTCGAACACCACGGCTCCGGGCCGCAAAAAACGCCGGGCCGCCAGCATCTCAGGACTCTTTTCCAGGCGCGCGGTCCCGGCCCGCACGCGCTTGGCCCAATCAGGCAGACAAGGGTCAGCCATGGGACGGGGCGAGGGTTTCCGGGCGGCCGTGGGGAAAGAGGGTTTCCCACAGCGAGGCCGAGGCCCGGGGAATGGCGATCAGCACGTCCTCGTGGAGAACCACGTCCCGGTCGGTTCCCGCGCCAAGGGCGGCCAGCACCGTGTCCAGACTCGGCCAGTGGCTGGCGTCGTGGGGCGGCGGCGGCGGCGAGGTCAACAGCCGGGCGTCGTCGATCAAGACGACGTGCGGCGTGTCCGAGGTGACGATGGCGGCGATTTCGGCCAGCAGCGGACATTCGTCGCCGCGCCCGAAGCTGGCCTCGCCGCAGTAGTGGGCGTCGAGCCAAAAAACCGCCGGCCCGGCCAGCCGGGGGAGCAACTGCGGCAGCAGTTCACGGCTGTCGCCGGCCAGCGGCAAAATGCCCTTGCGCCCGGACAGGCGCTCATGGGCGGCCTCGGCCAGGGCAGGATCGGCCTCCATGGTGATGACCGTGTCAAAGAGGTCCCCGGCCATCAGGGCGGTATCCCCGGCGGCCGTGCCGGTCTCCACGAATATCCGGAATTTTCCGGTCTTTTTGACGGCCTCAAGCAGCGGCTTCGGCGCTCCGGGGTGGACAATGCCCATGGCGGTCCCTTCTCAGTTGAATTTGAGTTGCAGGTGGATGGTGGTGGCCCCGTCTTCAAAGGAAATGTTTTGCAGCATGGACTGGCGGTTGACGGTGTAGGTGTCGGGCGGGTGGATGTCCACCCGGGTGACGTCCTTGCGCCCGAGTTTCACGGGCACGCGTTTGCTCCCGACCTTGAAGAGGATTTCCGTGCCGTTTTGGTACCAGAAATAATAGGTGCGGTTTTCGGTAAAGAAGAACGGCGGCTCATAGGTGGGGATGTCCCGGGCCAGCGGTTTTTCCAGGGCCATGTCCACCCGGTAAATGTCCGGGGCCACCTTGACCAGATTGATGGAGGTCATGGCGTAGCGGCCCGTGCTTTCGGGATTGCCGGTGCGCAGCATGGCGTAGCCGGCATTGATCTGGAAATCGATGGGCGCGGCCGGCAGGTCCTTGGTCTTGCTCTGGAAAAAACGGGACAGGGTCTGGCCGGAGTCGTCAGCGGCCCGGGCCGGCAGGGCGGTCCCGGCCAGGACCCAGGCCAACCCGGCCAGAACGGTCAGCAACAACCGGCAAAAATATCGCGACATGAGGAGCCTCCGCGCCCGCCCCGCCCTGGCGGACGAAACGGAAAAGGGGTAGAGGGCTTTTCGCCCCGAAAAATTCTACCGTGCGATAGCCATGAACGCAACGACACCCACCCAAGGCGACGATATCGCCGCCATTTTGGCCAAGGCCCGGACCGGCAGCCGCATCACCCCCGACGAGGCCCTCATCCTGGCCCTGGCCGCACCCCTGCACGATCTGTGCGCGGCAGCCATGGACGTGCGTCTGGCCCGGCATGGCAAGGATGCCTACTACGTCCATAACGTCCATATTAACTTCACCAATGTCTGCGTCAATGCCTGCCGGTTTTGCGCCTTTAGCAAGACCAAGGGCGCAGCCGGGGCGCGCACCCTGTCGGTGGCCGACATCGTGGCCGAACTGGCGGCCCACGGCGACGCCCCCATCCGCGAGATCCACGTGGTTGGCGGGCTTAACCCCGAGTTGCCGCTGGAATATTATCTCGACATGCTGCGCGGCATTGCCGCCCAGTGCCCAGACGCCGGCATCAAGGCCTTTACCGCCGTGGAAGTGGCCCATCTGGCCGATACGCGCGGGGTCTCGGAGTTTGAGATCCTTTCGGCGCTCAAGGCTGCGGGGCTGATGATGCTGCCGGGCGGCGGGGCCGAGGTGTTCTCGCCGAGCCTGCGCGAGAAGCTGTGCCCGGAAAAAATTTCCGGCGAACGCTGGTTGCAGATCCACGCCACGGCCCACGGCATGGGGCTGCCCACCAATGCCACCATGCTTTTTGGCCATATCGAGAGCTGGTCGGACCGGGTGGCCCATCTCTCGGCCCTGCGCGATTTGCAGGACCTGACCGGCGGCTTTACCTGCTTTATTCCGCTGGCCTACCAGCCGGGCAACAACGCGCTCGGAGCCAAAGGCCCGGATGGGGTGACCGTGCTGCGGGTGATGGCCCTGTCCCGGCTGTTCCTGGACAACATCCCGCATTTGAAGGCCTATTGGGTCATGCTCGGCATCAAGACGGCGCAAATGGCCTTGTGGGCCGGGGCGGACGATTTCGACGGCACCATCATCGAGGAGCGCATCGGCCATGACGCCGGAGCCGCCAGTCCCAAGGGCCTGACGCTGGCCGCCCTGCGCCACGCCATCGAGGCCGCCGGCATGGTCCCGGTGGAGCGCACGCCGGATTTCCGGCCCATCCGGTAGCCGACGCTGCCGTCAGGCGGTTTGAAAAAGACAATGGGCCGCTGCTTCCCTGGGAAGCGGCGGCCCGTTTTGTTTTTTTGGGGGGGGCCGACCCTGCGGTTGGCGACAACGGAGGCAGAGTCCTCCCGGGGAGTTCCTGCATGGGGCCACCGCGCCGGGAGCGGTCCGGGAATGCGGGGCCGACCTCAGGCGTCAGGCCTCCAGCGTCTTGGCCATGAGGCACACGGACAGGGCGATGCCGTCGGCCAGGGGTCGGCGGGCGGCCGAGACAATGCCGTAGCCGTGGCGCAGATAAAACGACAGGGCGTTTCGTGAGGCGCACAGTTGAAGCCCTGCGATCCCGCGCTCCCGGGCCAGGGCCTCGATGGCGGCAAGCAATGTCGCGCCGGTCCCGGACGGAGCTGTGGGCGCGGCATAGAGCAGACTGACCTCGAAACCGGTCAGCGAGACCATGCCGCAGATCGTCCCGCCGCACAGGGCGGCCAGGATGGTGTTGCGCGTATCGGCCAGCATGGCGGCAAACCGCTCCTTTGTTCCCCGGGCCACCCAGGCGGCGCGTTCCCTGGGACCGTAGGCCTCCCGGGCCTTGTCTTCGATGGCGGCGGCAAACACCCGGGCCAGGGCCGAAGCGTCCTGCCCAGTGGCCGGCCGGATACACAGTGGTTCCATGTCGCTTCGTTACCGGGAACGGGGCAGGGAGCAGGCTGCCGGCCGGTGGGGGGTGAAACGCACAGGCGGCGACACAAGGGGCGCGCCCATGGCCTTGGCCAGGCCGCGCAGCAACCCGGCGAACACCAGGTTGTGCGGGATGAGCAGGGCATACCAATACACCAGTCCGGCCAGTCCCCGGGGCAGAAACTTCGAGTGGACCACAATCTCGGTGGCGTCGCTTCCGGCCGGGGCCAGTCGAAATTCGAGCAGGGCATCACCCGGGGTGCGCATCTCGGCCAGGAGCACCAGCCGCTTGCCCTCGTCCAGGGCCGCCACCCGCCAGAAATCGAGCGGATCGCCCACCCGGAGCGTCCCGCGCCGGATGGTCACCCGGCCAAGACCGACCCCGCCTGCCAACTGGTCCAAAAGGCCTCGAATCCGCCACAGGACGTTGCCGTAATACCAGCCCGTGTCACCGCCGATGCGGGTCAGCGCCTCCCAGGTCCGGGTCGTGTCGGCCCCGATCGTGGCCCGGTAGCCGCATTCGTAGAGGGCGCCGCCGGCATAGGGCGCATCGCCGCAGCCGGCCCATTCCGGCGGGGCAGCGTCGCCGGCGTCGGTACATGTGGTCTCGACGGCGTGCTGGCGGACCTTGTCCAGGGCCAGACGCACGGCCTCCCGGGTAGTGAGGCGCGCTCGCGGCACAAGCTCGAGGATGCGGTTGTCGTGGCAGATGACCTCGTTTCGAAGGCCCTCGACCAGCGGGACGATCAACGAGCGGGGCAGCGGGGTGACGAGCTGGAGCCAGTAGGTCGAAAGGCGCGGGGTCAGGACCGGCACCGGGATGATCCGGCGTCGGGGCAGTCCGGCTTCCTCGGCGTAGATGGCGAAAATGTCGCCGTAGGGCAGCACGTCCGGGCCGCCGATATCCAGGATTTGGCCGGTGGTGCGGGGTTCGGCCAGGCAACCGACGAGATAGCCGACGACGTCGGAGATGGCGATGGGCTGGCAACGGTTTTGCACCCAGCGCGGGGCGATCATGGCCGGCAGGCGGTCCACGAGGTAGCGCATGATCTCAAACGAGGCGCTGCCCGAGCCGAGAATCATGGCGGCGCGCAGTTCGGTGACCGGCACGCGGCCATAGCGCAGGATTTTGCCGACTTCGTGGCGCGACTTGAGATGATGGCTCAGGGCGGCATCGTCGTCGCGGCCAAGGCCGCCGAGATAGAGGATGCGGGCGAGTCCGGCGTCGTCGGCGGCCCGGGCCATGACCATGGCGGCTTCGCGGTCGGTGGCGGCGAAATCGCGGTTTCCCGGGTGCATGGAATGGACAAGGTAGTAGGCGGCGCTGCAGCCGGCGGCGGCGGCACGCATGGCCGGCAGATCAAGGCTGTCGGCCTGGGCCAGTTCGATGTTGGGATGGCTGGCAAAGGGGCGGCAGGCGAGTTTGTCGAGCGACCGGGCCACGGCGCGCACGCGATAGCCGGCGGCGAGCAGGGCCGGGACTAGCCGGCCGCCGACATAGCCGGTCGCGCCGGTGACGAGAATGGGGGCGTCGGTCATTGGAGCGTCCTTTTTGGGGCGACCCGATCCTAGCAGGGGGCCGTGTATGAGGCAACGCACCAGATTATTTTCATGAAATGGCGAACGGGCCGGAATTGGTGTTGACAAAACCGCGTTTGGGTTCTAGTTTCCGCTCCTCGCGTCGGGATGTAGCGCAGTCTGGGAGCGCACCTGAATGGGGTTCAGGGGGTCGGAGGTTCAAATCCTCTCATCCCGACCAGTGATTTCAAGGGGTTAGATCGAAAGGTCTGGCCCCTTTTTCTGTTGGATAACCTGCCTGGATAACCTTTTGGCCAGGGATTCCAAGGGCATGGATCACCGGCCCGACCCCTTATCCCCAAAAACAGGGGGTCGGTAAGATTTGTCTGGGAAATCAGTATGATGAGTGACTTCCGATGTTATCCTCGGAGAAGTGGATATTTCAGCGGGAAACAGGATCGGTGATGCGGGCAAAGTGCCGAGAACATCGCAATAGCATGGAGATATCTGTTATGATGAGAGATTTCTCTGCTCCCCCTCGCTGGCGGTTCCTTCTCTGCGCCGTATTGCTGTTAGCCGTTCACCTGTCCGCCTGTGCAAAGCCTTTGATCCCCGTAGTGGCCCATGCTTCACCGCCGGCGATTCTCAGCCTCGTCGACAAGGCCGGCATCCGTGATGACCGCGCCCGTTTCCGGGAAATAATGAACGCCATTATGGCCGACCATGGAGCTGGCCTGCCCGATAATCGCCCCACCGACGATGACAATATCCTTTGGCATTTGGGCGGTGAAGCGCCTCCTTCGGGTAAGAGCGTATCGCTGGCCCCTTCATCTGCTGGCTTGCGTTTGGTGCTCGTGCCGGGGGTATTGGCTCAATGTGTTTCTCAAAGCTCGCTGCTCTTCGAGGACGCACGGGCTAATGTCGAGCTTCGGGGCTATTCCACCACCTTGGTAAGTACTGGCGGGCGGTTAAGCAGCAAACACAATGCGGCCATCATCCGTGATTCCGTAGCTGTCCTGCCCAAGGAGGACAAACTTGTCTTCGTGACCCACTCCAAAGGTGCCGTGGATGTTCTGGAGGCCTTGACCTATTTCCCTGAAATCATCCCTCGCACTGTGGCCGTAGTCAGCGTGGCAGGCGCAATAAATGGCTCCCCCTTGGCCGACACGTTCAGCGACGGTTTGTTCCGCCTCGCCGAATCCATGCCCCTATCCTCGTGTCCTCCGGGTGAAGGCACGGAGGCATTCGACAGCTTGCGCAGACCCGTTCGGTTGAGCTTTCTGGCCGAACACCCACTGCCCGTCACGATACGTTTTTATTCCTTGCCCGCCTTCGCCACTCGCGAGGATATATCCCTGTTACTTAAGCCATTCTACGACATCCTGGCCAAGACCGATCCCCTCAACGATGGTCTGGTCATTGCCTCTGATGCCATTTTCCCCGGTGCCACCCTGCTTGGTTACCCCAACGCCGACCACCTAGCCGTGGCCATGCCCTTCACCCAGCGGGGTCTGCTGCGCACCATCATCAATAAAAACGCCTATCCCCGGGCTGCGTTGCTGGAAGCCATTGCCCGGTATGTCGAGGAAGATCTTGCCAGAAAATGACGATGCGGGTGCGCCG
Above is a window of Desulfovibrio sp. TomC DNA encoding:
- a CDS encoding alpha/beta hydrolase, with amino-acid sequence MMRDFSAPPRWRFLLCAVLLLAVHLSACAKPLIPVVAHASPPAILSLVDKAGIRDDRARFREIMNAIMADHGAGLPDNRPTDDDNILWHLGGEAPPSGKSVSLAPSSAGLRLVLVPGVLAQCVSQSSLLFEDARANVELRGYSTTLVSTGGRLSSKHNAAIIRDSVAVLPKEDKLVFVTHSKGAVDVLEALTYFPEIIPRTVAVVSVAGAINGSPLADTFSDGLFRLAESMPLSSCPPGEGTEAFDSLRRPVRLSFLAEHPLPVTIRFYSLPAFATREDISLLLKPFYDILAKTDPLNDGLVIASDAIFPGATLLGYPNADHLAVAMPFTQRGLLRTIINKNAYPRAALLEAIARYVEEDLARK
- a CDS encoding radical SAM protein, with the protein product MNATTPTQGDDIAAILAKARTGSRITPDEALILALAAPLHDLCAAAMDVRLARHGKDAYYVHNVHINFTNVCVNACRFCAFSKTKGAAGARTLSVADIVAELAAHGDAPIREIHVVGGLNPELPLEYYLDMLRGIAAQCPDAGIKAFTAVEVAHLADTRGVSEFEILSALKAAGLMMLPGGGAEVFSPSLREKLCPEKISGERWLQIHATAHGMGLPTNATMLFGHIESWSDRVAHLSALRDLQDLTGGFTCFIPLAYQPGNNALGAKGPDGVTVLRVMALSRLFLDNIPHLKAYWVMLGIKTAQMALWAGADDFDGTIIEERIGHDAGAASPKGLTLAALRHAIEAAGMVPVERTPDFRPIR
- a CDS encoding FkbM family methyltransferase — encoded protein: MADPCLPDWAKRVRAGTARLEKSPEMLAARRFLRPGAVVFDVGAHIGCWSVAALAGQPDAAALNLHLFEPAPQAYGVLAKTAAAHFPAARLNPLALGGYSARRRFHVYQDSPSWSGFFRRRGEEARGSVGAPEPIEVACATLDAYCAEHGIHHIDYLKIDVEGAEAEVLAGAAGLLAAGAVDALQFEYGGTFADAGMTLAGVFAFLRFRDYVLMAWRDGRFVAIESWDERLETYGHDNFLVLHRRHLGWFRGDAPAMLALPALLPQNGVTPRGVIHIGAHEGRELALYRKMGASPVLFIEANPEVANRLRQAVAGQPDVIVAEYAVTDGSSDAVTLHVASMDQSSSVLPFGEHLTLYPGIVETGTITVPALSLDALLHRLGLDPATFNLLNIDIQGAELPALCGALGVLPHIEAINTEINFRELYRGGTFFHELAAFLHDQGFVCEASVCPYDPSWGDALFVRRRELHLTSLGHNGRFANQLFQYAFVKLQAARHGLTAFLPAWVGNVLFAASDPLPRRALPLLRQTSPVAAEDAVAGSGKPLQNVDLWGYFQYHSSFYAPDRDAFRALLAPVAAVAAPLDAALARIMAGKKTLVALHLRRGDYGCGHFFVAPGRWYRDWLATIWDTLAAPLLYIASDDPEAVLPEFADYAPASRADLGDLPGLPPSADEAYPDFYVLTKAQALAISNSSFSFAAAMLNTVATVFVRPRLSQKKLIPFAPFDAPVIFRDETAEAFPETGA
- a CDS encoding SDR family oxidoreductase; this encodes MTDAPILVTGATGYVGGRLVPALLAAGYRVRAVARSLDKLACRPFASHPNIELAQADSLDLPAMRAAAAGCSAAYYLVHSMHPGNRDFAATDREAAMVMARAADDAGLARILYLGGLGRDDDAALSHHLKSRHEVGKILRYGRVPVTELRAAMILGSGSASFEIMRYLVDRLPAMIAPRWVQNRCQPIAISDVVGYLVGCLAEPRTTGQILDIGGPDVLPYGDIFAIYAEEAGLPRRRIIPVPVLTPRLSTYWLQLVTPLPRSLIVPLVEGLRNEVICHDNRILELVPRARLTTREAVRLALDKVRQHAVETTCTDAGDAAPPEWAGCGDAPYAGGALYECGYRATIGADTTRTWEALTRIGGDTGWYYGNVLWRIRGLLDQLAGGVGLGRVTIRRGTLRVGDPLDFWRVAALDEGKRLVLLAEMRTPGDALLEFRLAPAGSDATEIVVHSKFLPRGLAGLVYWYALLIPHNLVFAGLLRGLAKAMGAPLVSPPVRFTPHRPAACSLPRSR
- a CDS encoding GNAT family N-acetyltransferase, which produces MEPLCIRPATGQDASALARVFAAAIEDKAREAYGPRERAAWVARGTKERFAAMLADTRNTILAALCGGTICGMVSLTGFEVSLLYAAPTAPSGTGATLLAAIEALARERGIAGLQLCASRNALSFYLRHGYGIVSAARRPLADGIALSVCLMAKTLEA